The sequence AGCGTGCCCGCCACCGCGCCCGCGAGGCTTACGGGTCTGGCGTGAGCGTCGGTGAGAGCGTGACGGAGGTGATCGAGGCTGGTGTGGACGCGGCGTTCGTCACCTCTCTGGACCACCAGCACGCAGACCACACCGTCCAGCTCCTGAGCGCGGGTGTGGACGTGTTCGTGGACAAGCCGATGGCCACCACTGTGGCAGACGCCGACCGGATGCTGGTGGCCGCGCAAGCGAGCGGCAGCAAGCTGTATGTGGGCCACAACATGCGGCATATGCCGGTGATCGGGCTGATGCACGACCTGGTGGCCCAGGGGCGGATCGGCCAGGTGAAGGCCATCTGGTGCCGCTACTTCGTCGGCGACGGGGGCGATCGCTTCTTCAAGGACTGGCACGCCGAGCGGGCCAATGTGAACTCCTTGCTGCTGCAGAAGGGGGCGCATGACATCGACGTGATTCACTGGATCGCCGGCGGCTACACGCGCCGAGTGAGCGCGATGGGCGCACTGACTCTCTACGGCGACGTCGACTCCCGGCAGGATCGCACCGGACAGGTGGTGACCGAGTGGCTGGACCGGGAGAAGAACTGGCCACCGCTGGCCCAACAGGGCCTGCACCCGGTGATCGACGTCGAGGACCTCTCGATGGTCACCATGGCGCTCGACAACGGCGTGTTCGCGACCTATTCGGAGTGCCACTACACCCCGGACTACTGGCGGAACTACACCGTCATCGGCACCGAAGGCCGGATCGAGAACTTCGGCCTGGGCGACGATGGCGTGGTGCGGCTCTGGAATCGGCGCACCGAGTACAGCGCCGACGGCGACGAGCAGTTCCCGATCCCCCGGGTCGAGGGCGGGCATCACGGGGCCGACCCGGCGTTGCTCGCGGAGTTCCTGGAGTTCGTGCGCACCGGTGCTCCCACTCAGACCTCACCGGTCGCGGCCCGGGAGGCGGTGGCCACCGGAGCGGTCGCCACCACCTCGATGCGCAGCGGCTCCGGCGCCCTGGATGTGCCCGAGCTGGACCCCCGGCTGCGGGCCTACTTCGACGGCGGCCAGGTCCGCCGGTGACCGACCGCAAACAGTTTGGTGTTGCAG is a genomic window of Ruania zhangjianzhongii containing:
- a CDS encoding Gfo/Idh/MocA family protein, with protein sequence MTREDVPPAPATTQPVRRSLPGRGAPLRLGVIGNGNRGVIAARAADADADAAVVAVADPLERARHRAREAYGSGVSVGESVTEVIEAGVDAAFVTSLDHQHADHTVQLLSAGVDVFVDKPMATTVADADRMLVAAQASGSKLYVGHNMRHMPVIGLMHDLVAQGRIGQVKAIWCRYFVGDGGDRFFKDWHAERANVNSLLLQKGAHDIDVIHWIAGGYTRRVSAMGALTLYGDVDSRQDRTGQVVTEWLDREKNWPPLAQQGLHPVIDVEDLSMVTMALDNGVFATYSECHYTPDYWRNYTVIGTEGRIENFGLGDDGVVRLWNRRTEYSADGDEQFPIPRVEGGHHGADPALLAEFLEFVRTGAPTQTSPVAAREAVATGAVATTSMRSGSGALDVPELDPRLRAYFDGGQVRR